A region of Paenibacillus sp. 37 DNA encodes the following proteins:
- a CDS encoding ATP-binding protein gives MRKHWIMLTISFICIVIVPLGWIAQTLINERGNPQAMDGKIDLTQWNFDRMGAASLKGDWDFYPGQLLSPADIEASVSGRKPLPASSGTQVPARWNQSLGQAHGYGTYHLQVQLTPRTTKNDYGIRTRNIRMAHRVFIDGKEIGGKGLPGMTPGTDLQLNLPFTGFTSIDGNTADIIIQVSNYSYSSGGIVAPILFGDEHSILKSQQQDWLKDLMTLFGFILPAAFFLLLFRLRRTERELRFLGLFSLSGAVYALTHGEKLLGTFVPFLTNNEMLRIQLLSSAFAYYFLLRYMDARVPGAVHQWFVRLAVVLIVAQTIVGLTLPPTLFSTFEIPMLLISLVVMFYSLRAMFYWLKGRPNDSHFALVSMMSILMVVVLHTIGAFTAVDTAFFALIELLLFVIAQMIVTAIRFAQSFRDVEALSERLLAIDSLKDEFMANTSHELRTPLHGIINIAQSMLEGAAGAVTPKQAKNLSMITSTGKRLSLLVNDILDFAKLKNSEIELKRVAVDLESVARTVVEVSGFTFEDKPVILIQQWPQSLPLVEADEDRLRQVLYNLLGNAYKYTEQGEIRLYASVEGDWVKVSVADTGVGIALDKQEDIFQAYEQSNGTIERLNHGTGLGLSITRKLVELGGGEIWVESEPGQGSIFHFTLPVMKLPLLQSHSKPTVARYVAAQGAGAKEFVTRESDEQEDLAESEHTILIVDDDPVNRQVLLNLLSTERYRVIAADSGPTALKLREEFPSIDLVITDWMMPKMSGLELCRKLREHSSLSELPILMLTARGLPEDIKHGFQAGANDFLSKPVDAGELRARVRTLIEMRSSVQEAIRTEMAFLQAQIKPHFLYNALNVIIATCAVNPDKATDLLIELSHYLRGSFDFQNREQLVPLTKELELVESYVHLEQARFEERLVVEYEVEPDVQLYLPPLSIQPLVENAIRHGVMERAAGGTVHLRIFKESEHVVVQVQDDGVGIPPERMAQVKSGNTEGPGGVGLQNINRRLMSLYGQGLEIHSHVGKGTQIRFRIPVQKVDYAK, from the coding sequence ATGAGAAAACACTGGATTATGCTGACCATAAGCTTCATATGTATTGTCATTGTTCCGCTAGGCTGGATTGCCCAGACGTTAATTAACGAGCGTGGTAATCCCCAGGCTATGGATGGAAAAATTGACCTGACCCAATGGAACTTTGATCGTATGGGTGCAGCGTCTTTAAAGGGAGACTGGGATTTCTACCCCGGTCAGTTGCTGAGCCCGGCAGATATTGAAGCGAGTGTATCTGGCCGTAAGCCATTGCCTGCTTCGTCTGGTACTCAGGTTCCGGCCCGATGGAACCAATCTCTGGGGCAAGCGCATGGGTATGGGACCTATCATTTGCAAGTCCAGCTTACACCCCGAACGACGAAAAACGATTATGGTATACGCACGCGGAATATACGCATGGCACACCGGGTATTTATTGATGGTAAAGAGATTGGCGGCAAAGGCCTGCCAGGAATGACACCGGGAACAGATTTACAATTAAATCTGCCCTTTACGGGATTCACGTCCATTGATGGCAACACGGCTGACATTATCATTCAGGTATCGAACTATAGTTATTCTTCCGGGGGCATTGTGGCGCCCATTTTGTTTGGAGACGAGCATAGTATTCTGAAAAGCCAGCAACAAGATTGGCTCAAGGATCTGATGACCTTATTTGGTTTTATCTTGCCAGCCGCCTTTTTTCTACTTCTGTTCAGATTAAGGCGTACGGAGAGGGAGCTTCGTTTCCTCGGATTATTCAGCCTTTCTGGTGCGGTATACGCTCTGACCCATGGGGAGAAGTTACTGGGAACGTTTGTACCGTTCCTGACCAATAATGAGATGCTTCGGATTCAACTCCTTAGTTCAGCCTTTGCGTATTACTTTTTACTTCGGTATATGGATGCCCGTGTACCGGGAGCGGTTCATCAGTGGTTTGTTCGATTGGCTGTCGTGCTAATCGTTGCCCAAACCATTGTGGGTCTAACGCTTCCTCCGACGCTTTTCTCGACTTTTGAGATTCCTATGCTGCTGATCTCACTTGTTGTCATGTTCTATTCACTGCGAGCCATGTTCTATTGGTTAAAAGGACGTCCCAATGACAGCCATTTTGCACTGGTGAGCATGATGAGCATACTCATGGTTGTTGTGCTACACACGATTGGTGCGTTTACTGCCGTAGACACAGCATTCTTCGCGCTGATTGAACTTTTATTATTTGTAATTGCCCAGATGATTGTGACCGCAATCCGTTTCGCACAATCATTCCGGGACGTGGAAGCCCTGTCGGAGCGATTACTTGCCATTGACAGCCTCAAGGACGAGTTCATGGCGAACACGTCGCATGAGCTGCGAACTCCCCTGCACGGCATTATTAATATTGCGCAATCGATGCTGGAAGGAGCTGCCGGAGCAGTTACGCCCAAGCAAGCCAAAAATCTGTCCATGATTACTTCAACCGGCAAGCGCCTGTCACTGCTGGTTAACGACATTTTGGATTTTGCCAAATTAAAAAATAGTGAAATTGAGTTGAAACGGGTAGCTGTTGATCTGGAATCCGTTGCTCGTACTGTGGTTGAAGTCTCGGGTTTCACGTTTGAAGACAAGCCGGTTATATTGATTCAACAATGGCCCCAGTCCTTGCCACTTGTTGAGGCAGACGAAGATCGCCTAAGGCAAGTTCTGTATAACTTGCTGGGTAACGCCTATAAGTACACTGAGCAGGGTGAGATTCGATTGTACGCTAGTGTTGAAGGAGATTGGGTGAAGGTATCGGTCGCTGATACAGGGGTAGGTATTGCCTTGGACAAACAGGAGGATATCTTCCAGGCGTATGAGCAGAGTAACGGCACGATTGAGCGATTGAATCATGGAACCGGACTGGGTCTGAGTATTACGCGAAAACTCGTTGAACTTGGCGGTGGTGAGATCTGGGTTGAATCGGAGCCGGGGCAAGGTTCGATCTTTCATTTCACCCTGCCTGTGATGAAGTTGCCTCTGCTGCAATCTCATTCGAAACCAACTGTGGCACGATATGTTGCTGCACAGGGGGCGGGGGCAAAGGAGTTTGTGACAAGAGAGTCAGATGAGCAGGAAGATCTTGCAGAATCCGAGCACACGATTCTGATTGTAGACGATGATCCCGTCAATCGACAGGTTTTGCTTAACCTGTTATCGACGGAACGGTATCGTGTGATTGCAGCGGACAGCGGGCCCACTGCATTGAAACTCCGTGAAGAATTCCCGTCCATTGATCTTGTTATTACGGACTGGATGATGCCTAAGATGTCCGGGCTTGAGTTATGTCGCAAGTTGCGCGAGCACAGTTCCTTGTCTGAGTTGCCGATTCTGATGCTCACTGCTCGAGGGTTGCCTGAGGATATCAAACACGGATTTCAGGCGGGAGCCAATGACTTTCTGAGCAAACCGGTGGATGCTGGTGAATTGCGAGCCAGAGTTCGGACGTTAATTGAAATGCGGAGTTCGGTGCAGGAAGCTATCCGGACCGAAATGGCCTTTTTGCAGGCCCAGATCAAGCCTCACTTCCTATATAATGCACTCAATGTCATTATCGCGACCTGTGCAGTGAATCCGGACAAAGCAACCGATCTGCTGATTGAACTCAGTCATTACCTGCGCGGAAGTTTTGACTTCCAGAACAGGGAGCAGCTTGTTCCTTTGACCAAAGAGCTGGAATTGGTGGAATCGTATGTGCATCTGGAACAGGCCAGATTTGAGGAAAGACTGGTGGTTGAATATGAGGTGGAACCGGATGTGCAGCTCTATCTGCCACCTCTAAGTATCCAGCCACTTGTGGAGAATGCCATTCGACACGGCGTGATGGAGCGGGCAGCCGGCGGGACAGTTCATCTTAGGATTTTCAAAGAGAGTGAGCATGTGGTTGTACAGGTTCAGGATGATGGTGTGGGTATCCCTCCCGAGCGTATGGCTCAGGTCAAGTCTGGGAACACCGAAGGTCCTGGAGGTGTCGGGCTGCAAAATATAAACCGTCGCCTGATGTCCCTCTATGGTCAGGGACTGGAGATTCATAGCCATGTGGGTAAAGGCACACAGATTCGGTTCCGCATCCCTGTGCAAAAGGTGGATTATGCCAAATAG
- a CDS encoding SRPBCC family protein produces MESSSSALPDIREELLLHAPVEKVWEMVSTAQGLGAWFMPGNLEPVEGHEFILEAGPFGQSPCQVTEVLPLHKLSFRWGKDWTLTFQLNEQPEGTDFTLIHSGWDADKLTEFGQAHAIVRERMEQGWAGIVQKLAQVVK; encoded by the coding sequence TTGGAATCATCATCAAGTGCATTACCGGATATCCGGGAGGAACTATTGCTTCATGCACCTGTAGAGAAGGTGTGGGAGATGGTCTCGACAGCGCAAGGATTGGGTGCATGGTTCATGCCGGGCAATCTGGAACCTGTGGAGGGTCATGAGTTTATATTGGAAGCAGGCCCCTTCGGCCAATCACCATGTCAGGTGACGGAAGTTCTTCCGCTGCACAAGCTGTCATTCCGCTGGGGTAAGGACTGGACGTTGACGTTCCAACTGAATGAACAGCCCGAAGGTACGGATTTCACACTGATTCACAGCGGTTGGGATGCGGATAAACTGACTGAGTTTGGACAGGCCCACGCCATCGTACGCGAACGTATGGAACAGGGATGGGCCGGAATCGTTCAGAAGCTTGCCCAAGTTGTTAAATAA
- a CDS encoding class I SAM-dependent methyltransferase, translated as MSFSYYGPLCTAVYDLTKPVGHSLGGDIEFYRHYLQRCKGRILEAMSGSGRVLIPLLEAGLKVDGLDYSTDMIDSCRSRCTERALPIPELFVADLEKLDLPYRYEAIIIPGGSLLLIQDRQASINVLRNLFQHLEPGGKFVFDLFLPDVTQPSSVETSTVSLPDGDTITVEVKNIEVNLLQQYKVSLIRYEQWHQGSLVATELQQLTLRWYGIEELRLILENIGFSDIKVYADFNPNQPPTQSNQKFVYEATRRT; from the coding sequence ATGTCTTTCAGTTATTATGGTCCATTGTGCACTGCCGTTTATGATCTAACCAAACCCGTGGGACACTCCTTGGGAGGAGACATCGAATTCTATCGTCACTATCTTCAGCGCTGCAAAGGACGGATCCTTGAAGCCATGTCGGGATCAGGCCGAGTGCTCATTCCTTTGCTTGAGGCAGGCCTGAAGGTGGATGGACTTGATTATTCAACCGATATGATTGACTCTTGCCGTTCTCGTTGCACCGAGCGGGCATTACCTATACCTGAGCTGTTCGTTGCCGATCTGGAGAAGCTTGACCTTCCATATCGATACGAGGCAATTATCATTCCCGGAGGTTCTCTGCTCCTCATCCAAGACAGACAGGCGTCGATTAACGTATTACGTAATCTATTTCAGCATTTAGAACCTGGCGGCAAGTTCGTGTTTGATCTGTTTCTGCCCGATGTGACACAACCCTCTTCTGTGGAAACATCAACCGTTTCATTACCGGATGGCGATACAATCACGGTAGAAGTGAAAAACATTGAAGTGAACCTTCTTCAACAGTACAAAGTGAGTCTGATCCGCTACGAACAATGGCATCAGGGTTCTCTTGTTGCTACGGAGCTGCAACAACTCACTCTACGTTGGTACGGCATAGAAGAGTTACGCCTAATTCTCGAAAACATTGGTTTCTCTGACATTAAAGTGTACGCCGATTTCAACCCGAATCAGCCACCTACACAGTCGAATCAAAAATTCGTCTATGAAGCAACTCGAAGAACGTAG
- a CDS encoding NADH:flavin oxidoreductase/NADH oxidase, with amino-acid sequence MTEQLFSPYQFKSLQLNNRVVMAPMCQYSVTAKDGIPNDWHQVHYVSRAVGGTGLIVIEMTDVDPDGRITDNDLGIWSDEHVPAFTKLVDGIHAYGSKVAIQIAHAGRKAEDAAQPVAPSVVTFPGEKYKEPRALSTEEVEAMVQKFADGVRRAVQAGVDTIELHGAHGYLIHQFHSPLMNHREDVYGQDLSRFGVEVIRAVKKEMPADMPLIMRISAVEYADGGYDIDHTINIARAYQDAGVDMFHISSGGEGPSGQRKPGNYPGYQVPFARRFREELSVPVIAVGMLEDAALAQAVIGNGDADLVAVGRGMLRDPYWANHAALELGVSKDQAAIAEQYSRGY; translated from the coding sequence ATGACTGAGCAATTATTTTCCCCTTATCAATTCAAGAGTCTGCAATTAAATAACCGTGTCGTCATGGCACCAATGTGCCAATATTCTGTCACTGCGAAGGACGGCATTCCGAACGATTGGCATCAGGTTCACTATGTGAGCCGTGCGGTTGGAGGAACAGGACTCATCGTGATCGAGATGACCGATGTCGATCCGGATGGTCGTATTACGGATAATGACTTGGGTATATGGTCAGATGAGCATGTGCCTGCCTTCACCAAACTTGTAGATGGAATTCATGCCTACGGCTCCAAAGTAGCTATTCAGATCGCACATGCAGGACGAAAAGCAGAGGATGCAGCGCAGCCGGTTGCTCCTTCGGTAGTCACATTCCCGGGAGAAAAGTACAAGGAACCTCGTGCATTAAGTACGGAAGAGGTAGAAGCTATGGTGCAGAAGTTCGCAGACGGTGTTCGCCGCGCAGTCCAGGCTGGAGTCGATACCATTGAGTTGCACGGTGCCCATGGATACCTGATCCACCAGTTCCATTCCCCGCTGATGAACCATCGTGAGGATGTATATGGGCAGGATCTGTCCCGTTTCGGCGTTGAAGTCATTCGGGCAGTGAAAAAAGAAATGCCAGCAGATATGCCGCTAATTATGCGGATTTCGGCTGTCGAATACGCGGATGGCGGGTATGATATCGACCATACGATCAATATCGCTCGTGCTTACCAAGACGCAGGCGTGGACATGTTCCATATCAGTTCAGGTGGCGAAGGACCTTCGGGACAGCGGAAACCGGGGAACTATCCGGGGTATCAGGTACCATTTGCCCGTCGCTTCCGTGAAGAACTTAGCGTTCCTGTCATCGCAGTGGGTATGCTGGAGGATGCAGCATTGGCTCAGGCGGTGATTGGAAACGGCGACGCGGATCTGGTTGCCGTGGGCAGAGGCATGCTGCGTGATCCGTACTGGGCGAACCATGCCGCTCTGGAACTGGGTGTCAGCAAGGATCAAGCTGCCATTGCGGAGCAATATTCTCGTGGATACTAA
- a CDS encoding tautomerase family protein, with product MPFITVKVLEGKSVEQKRQLIERMTQVACETLDVDPSKVFIFIEDLEKDNYGKNGKLFSDLDK from the coding sequence ATGCCATTTATCACGGTTAAGGTACTGGAAGGCAAGTCGGTTGAGCAGAAACGTCAGTTGATTGAACGTATGACTCAGGTGGCTTGTGAGACACTGGATGTTGATCCGAGCAAAGTCTTTATCTTCATTGAGGATTTGGAGAAGGACAATTACGGTAAGAACGGAAAACTGTTTTCGGACTTAGACAAATAA
- the pepT gene encoding peptidase T, whose translation MKDILIQRLSTYVQMDTQSDENSETCPSTHGQLALGKLLVEECTSIGLQDVTMDENGYVMATLPSNTDKDVPVIGFLAHLDTATDFTGKNVKPQVIDNYDGADIVLNSELDVVLSNKDFPELHEYKGHTLITTDGTTLLGADNKAGIAEIMTAMAYLIEHPEVKHGKIRVAFTPDEEIGRGPHKFDVAAFGAKYAYTVDGGPLGELEYESFNAAAAKITVRGTNVHPGTAKDKMVNSLKIAMELNRRLPVEEAPEFTDGYDGFYHLLSLEGDVELTKMSYIIRDFDREKFEERKTNLLNIANELKTKYGEKSITVELNDQYYNMREKIEPVRQIVDIAHEAMTRLDIEPVIRPIRGGTDGSQLSYMGMPTPNIFTGGENYHGKFEYVSVDNMVKATRVIVEIAQLFEQRGDI comes from the coding sequence ATGAAAGATATATTAATTCAAAGACTGAGTACTTATGTTCAGATGGATACCCAATCCGATGAAAATAGCGAGACATGCCCTTCCACACACGGCCAACTGGCCTTGGGCAAACTGCTCGTTGAAGAATGTACCTCCATTGGTCTGCAAGATGTGACGATGGATGAGAATGGTTATGTCATGGCTACACTGCCATCCAATACCGACAAGGATGTTCCCGTAATTGGTTTCCTGGCTCACCTCGATACAGCGACCGACTTTACTGGCAAAAATGTTAAACCACAGGTTATCGATAACTACGACGGTGCTGACATTGTGCTGAACTCGGAACTGGATGTAGTGCTGTCCAACAAGGATTTCCCGGAACTGCACGAGTATAAAGGCCACACCCTGATCACAACCGATGGTACAACGTTGCTTGGTGCAGATAATAAGGCAGGCATTGCCGAGATTATGACCGCGATGGCCTATCTGATTGAACACCCGGAAGTGAAACACGGTAAGATTCGGGTTGCTTTTACCCCGGATGAAGAGATTGGCCGTGGACCGCACAAGTTTGATGTAGCTGCTTTTGGAGCCAAATATGCGTACACGGTCGATGGCGGACCGCTTGGTGAACTGGAATACGAGAGCTTTAACGCAGCTGCCGCTAAAATCACCGTACGAGGCACCAATGTGCATCCCGGAACAGCGAAGGATAAGATGGTGAACTCCCTGAAAATTGCGATGGAATTGAATCGACGCCTGCCTGTGGAGGAAGCTCCTGAATTCACGGACGGTTATGATGGTTTCTACCATCTGTTGTCTCTGGAGGGTGACGTTGAACTGACAAAGATGAGCTACATCATCCGTGATTTCGACCGGGAGAAGTTTGAAGAGCGCAAAACAAATCTATTGAATATCGCGAACGAACTGAAGACCAAGTATGGAGAGAAAAGCATCACGGTTGAATTGAATGACCAGTACTATAACATGCGTGAGAAAATTGAACCCGTACGCCAGATCGTGGACATTGCCCATGAAGCCATGACACGATTGGACATCGAACCTGTTATTCGCCCCATCCGGGGAGGAACAGACGGTTCCCAACTATCCTATATGGGCATGCCCACACCAAATATCTTCACTGGTGGTGAGAACTACCACGGCAAATTTGAATATGTATCGGTAGACAATATGGTGAAGGCCACCCGTGTCATTGTAGAGATCGCTCAATTGTTCGAGCAGCGCGGAGATATCTAA
- a CDS encoding Crp/Fnr family transcriptional regulator, with amino-acid sequence MKEIMDFGLVRQLARENGLDQVLDEPALAELRLLEAAKGEMICAKGERPERLYFLVQGKLKIYTTLPNGKSLLLRFSTPLALVGDLELVNGKEAMNTVESVSKSLLLGISYRALQNTYAENPKFLHFMLSQVTHKLYTFSNLSSLNMLYPVESRFASYLLSTMGQDESSSEEIQTSKLTELADMLGTSYRHLNRVVQDLCNRNIIRKVQRKLLICDLEQLRAIAGGNIYE; translated from the coding sequence ATGAAAGAAATCATGGACTTTGGACTTGTGCGGCAACTCGCCCGTGAGAATGGGTTGGATCAGGTGCTGGACGAGCCTGCACTCGCTGAGTTGCGACTACTTGAGGCTGCGAAGGGCGAGATGATCTGTGCCAAAGGTGAGCGACCCGAGCGATTGTATTTTCTCGTGCAGGGCAAGCTCAAGATCTATACCACCCTGCCTAACGGAAAGTCTCTGTTGCTTCGTTTCAGTACACCACTTGCGCTTGTGGGAGATTTGGAACTGGTAAATGGCAAGGAGGCTATGAATACGGTAGAGTCTGTGAGTAAAAGCCTGCTGCTGGGTATCAGCTATCGCGCTCTCCAGAATACCTATGCAGAGAACCCTAAGTTTCTCCACTTTATGCTGAGCCAAGTTACGCACAAATTGTATACCTTTTCCAACCTGTCGAGTCTGAATATGTTATATCCGGTCGAGAGTCGATTTGCCAGCTATCTGTTGTCCACAATGGGCCAGGACGAGTCTTCTTCGGAAGAGATCCAGACTTCCAAGCTCACCGAACTGGCCGATATGCTGGGCACCAGCTATAGACATCTTAATAGAGTTGTTCAAGATCTGTGTAATCGAAATATTATTCGCAAAGTGCAGCGTAAGCTTCTGATCTGTGATCTGGAACAGTTGCGTGCCATCGCGGGGGGCAATATATATGAGTAA